One segment of Thermodesulfovibrio sp. 3907-1M DNA contains the following:
- the hslU gene encoding ATP-dependent protease ATPase subunit HslU, translated as MKLMENLTPKKIVEELDKFIIGQIEAKKAVAIALRNRFRRQKLPKELRDEILPKNILMIGPTGVGKTEIARRLARLVNAPFIKVEASKFTEVGYVGRDVESIIRDLTEVAMNMVKQEHTERVQEKAKQMAEERVLDILLPQPGYSRQMDEAAEEKTRYKETREKLRKQLRQGVLDDRYIEIDLKEKVVPFGIISNVAMEEIEINLKEMLGSFLPERVKRKKVKIREALHLFTQEEANKLIDMDKVTKEAIERVEQTGIVFIDEIDKIASRGSSYGPDVSREGVQRDLLPIVEGSTVTTKYGPVRTDHILFIAAGAFHVAKPSDLIPELQGRFPIRVELSSLGKEEFVRILTEPDNALIKQYIALLGTEDVHLEFTSDGIEEIAEIAQQVNEKTENIGARRLHTVMEKLLEDISFNASELRGQKIVIDAKFVREKLSEIIKSEDLSRYIL; from the coding sequence ATTAAGCTGATGGAAAATCTTACACCTAAAAAAATAGTTGAAGAGCTTGATAAATTCATTATTGGACAGATTGAGGCAAAAAAAGCAGTGGCAATAGCATTGAGAAACAGATTCCGCCGACAAAAGCTTCCCAAAGAGTTGAGAGATGAGATTTTGCCAAAGAATATATTGATGATCGGTCCTACAGGAGTTGGAAAAACTGAAATTGCAAGAAGACTTGCAAGGCTTGTAAATGCTCCATTTATAAAGGTGGAGGCATCAAAATTTACAGAAGTAGGATATGTTGGAAGAGATGTGGAATCAATAATCAGAGACCTTACAGAAGTGGCAATGAATATGGTTAAACAGGAACATACTGAGAGAGTGCAGGAGAAGGCAAAACAGATGGCAGAAGAAAGAGTTCTTGATATACTTTTACCTCAACCAGGATACTCAAGACAGATGGATGAAGCAGCAGAAGAAAAAACAAGGTATAAAGAAACGAGAGAAAAACTCAGAAAACAACTAAGACAAGGAGTTCTTGATGACCGTTATATTGAGATTGATTTAAAAGAAAAAGTTGTGCCTTTCGGTATCATATCAAATGTTGCTATGGAAGAGATAGAAATAAACCTTAAAGAAATGCTTGGCAGTTTTTTACCGGAACGAGTAAAAAGAAAGAAGGTAAAAATTAGAGAAGCCCTTCACTTATTCACTCAGGAAGAGGCAAATAAACTTATTGATATGGATAAGGTGACAAAGGAGGCAATTGAAAGAGTTGAACAAACAGGAATCGTCTTTATTGATGAAATTGACAAAATTGCTTCTCGTGGAAGCTCCTACGGTCCTGATGTATCAAGGGAAGGTGTTCAGAGAGACCTTCTTCCCATTGTTGAAGGCTCCACAGTCACAACAAAATATGGACCTGTAAGAACTGATCATATTCTCTTTATTGCTGCTGGAGCTTTCCATGTGGCAAAACCCTCTGATCTTATACCTGAATTGCAGGGAAGATTTCCAATAAGGGTTGAGCTAAGCTCCCTTGGTAAAGAGGAGTTTGTAAGAATTCTTACAGAGCCTGACAATGCACTTATAAAGCAATACATTGCCCTTCTGGGAACAGAAGATGTTCATCTTGAGTTTACCAGTGATGGAATTGAAGAAATTGCAGAGATAGCCCAGCAGGTAAATGAAAAAACAGAAAATATTGGAGCAAGAAGGCTTCATACAGTAATGGAAAAACTTCTTGAAGATATATCTTTTAATGCTTCAGAGCTAAGAGGACAGAAAATAGTGATTGATGCAAAGTTTGTAAGAGAAAAACTGAGTGAGATAATCAAAAGTGAGGATCTCAGCAGATACATTTTATAA
- the hslV gene encoding ATP-dependent protease subunit HslV produces MEFHGTTVLCVKRNDSVIMASDGQVTMGNTVLKHNARKIRKLYNGQVITGFAGSTADAFTLFERFEGKLETYKGNLLRAAVELAKDWRTDRILRRLEALLIVADRQHILIISGNGDVIEPEDPVAAIGSGGPYAFAAAKALYENSELSAKEIALKAMEIASKICIYTNNQIILEELS; encoded by the coding sequence ATGGAGTTTCATGGAACAACAGTGTTATGCGTAAAAAGAAATGATTCTGTAATTATGGCATCTGATGGACAGGTAACGATGGGGAATACTGTGCTAAAACATAATGCAAGAAAAATAAGAAAACTTTACAATGGTCAGGTTATTACAGGTTTTGCAGGCTCTACTGCAGATGCTTTCACACTCTTTGAGAGATTTGAAGGAAAACTTGAAACATATAAAGGGAACCTCCTGAGAGCTGCTGTTGAGCTTGCAAAGGACTGGAGAACGGACAGGATCCTTAGAAGGCTTGAAGCACTGTTAATTGTAGCAGACAGACAGCACATCTTAATTATTTCCGGAAATGGAGATGTAATTGAACCAGAAGACCCTGTAGCAGCAATTGGCTCTGGAGGTCCCTATGCCTTTGCAGCAGCAAAGGCACTTTATGAAAACTCGGAGCTTTCAGCAAAGGAAATTGCTTTAAAAGCAATGGAAATTGCTTCTAAAATCTGTATTTATACTAACAATCAAATAATACTGGAGGAATTAAGCTGA
- the xerC gene encoding tyrosine recombinase XerC: protein MNKTDSCINNFLNYIRLQKGDSVHTIRAYKKDLEEFFNFAKIEPEQVEPVTVRGFISEQILKGKSKTTVARKLSTLRSFFSYLYSEGIIKVNPARVVASVKTKRSLPKFLTVDDAFRLVEAPGEDKFTAQRDKAILEVFYGSGIRVSELCGLNMDDVDLKEGLIKVRGKGRKERIVPIGQKAREALKKYLAVRQILRIKKKLVAEESPLFINNRGKRISDRQVRRVVERYAKAIGIPEKIGPHTLRHTFASHMLMEGADLRVIQELLGHASLSTTQIYTHIDLKHLMDVYDKSHPLSKEEK from the coding sequence ATGAATAAAACTGACTCCTGCATAAATAATTTTTTAAATTATATAAGACTTCAAAAAGGAGACTCTGTCCATACCATCAGAGCTTACAAAAAGGATTTGGAAGAGTTTTTTAACTTTGCTAAAATAGAACCTGAGCAGGTTGAACCTGTCACAGTGAGAGGCTTTATTTCAGAGCAGATATTAAAGGGCAAATCAAAAACAACGGTAGCAAGAAAACTTTCCACATTAAGATCCTTTTTCTCCTATCTATATTCAGAGGGAATTATAAAAGTTAATCCTGCAAGGGTCGTTGCATCAGTTAAAACAAAGAGGAGTCTGCCGAAATTCCTTACTGTTGATGATGCCTTCAGGCTTGTTGAAGCACCAGGTGAAGATAAATTTACAGCTCAAAGAGACAAGGCAATTCTTGAAGTTTTTTATGGCAGCGGAATAAGAGTAAGTGAGCTTTGTGGGTTAAACATGGACGATGTAGATTTAAAAGAAGGACTGATAAAAGTGAGAGGAAAAGGAAGAAAGGAAAGAATAGTTCCTATTGGGCAGAAAGCACGAGAAGCATTGAAAAAATATCTTGCAGTAAGACAGATTTTGCGAATTAAGAAAAAATTGGTTGCAGAGGAGTCTCCACTTTTCATAAACAATCGCGGCAAAAGAATTTCCGATAGACAGGTACGGAGAGTTGTTGAAAGATATGCAAAAGCCATTGGAATTCCTGAAAAAATTGGACCTCACACCTTAAGACACACCTTTGCCAGTCATATGCTCATGGAAGGTGCTGATCTAAGAGTAATTCAGGAACTTCTCGGACACGCTTCTCTTTCTACAACTCAGATTTATACTCACATTGATTTAAAACATCTAATGGATGTGTACGATAAATCGCATCCGCTTTCAAAGGAGGAAAAATAA
- a CDS encoding inositol-3-phosphate synthase codes for MGKIKLAIVGVGNCASALIQGIEYYKKYNAMDQVPGLMHFNLGGYVPGDIEVVAAFDIDERKVNKPLREAVFAKPNCTKIFYPDLPDYPVKVSMGPVFDGFAEHMKNYPPDKRFIPANEEPADVVRILKDSGAQVMVSYLPVGSEKATRFYAQAALDAGVAFINCIPVFIASDDEWIKKFESKNLPIIGDDIKSQIGATIVHRVLTKLCMDRGVKITNTYQLNVGGNTDFLNMLNRERLSSKKISKTEAVTSQILHEITNEHVHIGPSDYIPWLNDNKICFLRIEGEIFGNVPINLELRLSVEDSPNSAGVVIDAIRCCKLALDRKIGGLLISASAYFMKHPRVQYPDEVARTMVEEFIEGKRER; via the coding sequence ATGGGTAAAATAAAGCTTGCTATTGTGGGAGTAGGAAACTGTGCAAGTGCTCTTATTCAGGGAATTGAGTATTATAAAAAATACAATGCCATGGACCAGGTTCCTGGACTTATGCATTTCAATTTAGGAGGTTATGTTCCAGGAGACATAGAAGTTGTAGCAGCTTTTGATATAGATGAAAGAAAGGTGAACAAGCCTCTCAGGGAAGCTGTTTTTGCCAAGCCAAACTGCACAAAAATATTTTATCCAGATTTACCCGATTATCCTGTAAAAGTCTCTATGGGACCTGTTTTTGATGGTTTTGCTGAACACATGAAGAATTATCCTCCAGATAAAAGATTTATTCCAGCCAATGAAGAGCCTGCAGATGTTGTCAGGATTTTAAAAGATTCAGGTGCTCAGGTAATGGTAAGTTATTTGCCTGTTGGTTCAGAAAAAGCCACCCGCTTTTATGCACAGGCAGCTTTAGATGCAGGTGTTGCTTTTATAAACTGTATTCCTGTTTTTATTGCCTCTGATGATGAATGGATCAAAAAATTTGAAAGCAAAAATCTTCCAATAATAGGAGATGACATTAAAAGTCAGATAGGTGCAACGATTGTTCATAGAGTCCTTACAAAGCTCTGCATGGACAGAGGAGTAAAAATAACGAATACCTATCAACTTAATGTAGGAGGCAACACTGACTTTTTAAATATGCTCAATCGTGAAAGACTTTCATCAAAAAAGATTTCAAAAACAGAGGCTGTAACAAGTCAGATTTTACATGAGATTACCAATGAACATGTTCACATTGGTCCTTCTGATTATATTCCGTGGTTAAATGACAATAAAATATGCTTTCTAAGAATTGAAGGTGAAATTTTTGGAAATGTTCCGATTAATCTTGAACTAAGACTTTCTGTTGAGGATTCTCCTAACAGTGCTGGTGTTGTAATTGATGCAATAAGATGCTGTAAATTAGCCCTTGACAGGAAAATTGGCGGGCTGCTCATATCAGCATCTGCTTACTTTATGAAGCATCCAAGAGTTCAATACCCTGACGAAGTGGCAAGAACTATGGTGGAGGAGTTTATAGAAGGCAAGAGGGAACGATAA
- a CDS encoding CDP-alcohol phosphatidyltransferase family protein produces the protein MLSEKFSHLLDKPLTPLAKALPVNPNIITFIGMLVTALSGFIIPFNLFLGGIFILAGGAFDLVDGIVARVNGRATRFGALLDSTFDRIADGFIFIGIAWYFFRLNHDIALIIALLCMIASYLISYVRARAEGLGVSCNVGIIERPERLIFLAFGCLTNLIYPVLIILTALSWITVIQRILYARKQIKYLPQ, from the coding sequence TTGCTCAGTGAGAAATTCAGTCATCTATTAGACAAACCATTAACACCTTTAGCAAAAGCCTTGCCTGTTAATCCAAATATTATTACTTTTATAGGAATGCTTGTTACAGCATTATCAGGATTCATAATTCCTTTTAATCTCTTTCTGGGCGGAATTTTCATTCTTGCTGGAGGCGCCTTTGATCTTGTTGACGGAATAGTGGCAAGGGTTAATGGAAGAGCAACAAGATTTGGAGCTCTGCTTGACTCTACCTTTGATAGAATTGCCGATGGATTTATATTTATTGGGATAGCATGGTATTTTTTCAGGCTCAATCATGATATTGCTTTGATTATTGCTCTTTTATGCATGATAGCCTCTTATCTGATCTCCTATGTAAGAGCAAGGGCAGAAGGTTTAGGAGTGTCATGTAATGTGGGCATAATAGAAAGACCCGAAAGATTGATTTTTCTTGCCTTTGGTTGTTTAACGAATCTGATATATCCTGTGTTAATAATTCTTACAGCATTGAGCTGGATAACGGTAATTCAAAGAATTCTTTATGCCAGAAAGCAGATTAAATATTTGCCTCAATGA
- a CDS encoding DUF948 domain-containing protein, whose translation MSDTLIVLLSIGYFLATVSLIAALIFLIVVAVELRRGISALKEFINSTKSKLDPAIFETEKVIQGVRASVDDVNEVTRKVKELSQAVEKLTFLMSEVVNAVERIKSSVSLRSSALKTALSVATNVFLENLKKGGK comes from the coding sequence ATGAGTGATACATTGATAGTCTTGCTGAGCATAGGATATTTTCTCGCAACTGTTAGTCTTATTGCTGCACTTATTTTTCTCATTGTTGTTGCTGTTGAATTAAGAAGAGGGATTAGTGCATTAAAAGAATTTATTAATTCAACAAAGTCAAAATTAGACCCTGCTATTTTTGAAACTGAAAAGGTTATTCAGGGTGTCAGAGCATCGGTGGATGATGTAAATGAGGTAACCAGAAAAGTTAAAGAACTTTCGCAGGCTGTAGAGAAATTAACCTTTCTCATGTCTGAAGTTGTAAATGCTGTTGAAAGGATAAAAAGTTCTGTCTCTCTAAGGAGCAGTGCTTTAAAAACAGCATTAAGTGTGGCAACTAATGTTTTTTTAGAGAATTTAAAGAAAGGAGGTAAATAA
- a CDS encoding YtxH domain-containing protein, producing MDEERGFSAKSVFLSFLLGGIVGAGLALLLAPQSGKETRAKIKETAEDVKEKAEGYLKEAKGKVAGILDKAKETLEEKKSAITKAVEAGKEAYEKELSKDKEQEG from the coding sequence ATGGATGAAGAAAGAGGATTCAGCGCAAAATCAGTGTTTTTATCATTTTTACTTGGTGGCATTGTAGGAGCAGGGCTGGCTTTGCTTTTAGCTCCACAGTCAGGGAAAGAGACAAGAGCTAAGATTAAAGAAACAGCTGAGGATGTAAAAGAAAAGGCTGAAGGTTACCTGAAAGAAGCAAAGGGAAAAGTAGCAGGCATTCTTGATAAAGCTAAAGAAACTCTTGAAGAGAAAAAATCAGCCATTACAAAAGCAGTTGAAGCAGGGAAAGAAGCTTATGAAAAGGAGCTGTCTAAGGACAAGGAGCAGGAAGGCTGA
- the hypA gene encoding hydrogenase maturation nickel metallochaperone HypA, which translates to MHEASIAYELLNIAVNECSKNGYSKIDTIKVVVGRATGVMTDALLFAFNVLKEDTVAKNATLIIEELPVRGVCKECGKEFESNENYIIFECPHCGSFSVDLISGKELNIIEMEVSQ; encoded by the coding sequence ATGCACGAGGCATCCATTGCCTATGAATTGCTCAATATTGCAGTGAATGAGTGTTCTAAAAATGGATACAGTAAGATAGACACAATCAAAGTTGTGGTAGGCAGAGCAACGGGTGTAATGACCGATGCTTTGCTTTTTGCTTTTAATGTTTTAAAGGAAGATACAGTTGCAAAGAATGCTACATTGATAATTGAGGAACTTCCTGTAAGAGGAGTGTGTAAGGAGTGTGGAAAAGAGTTTGAAAGTAATGAAAACTATATTATTTTTGAATGTCCGCATTGTGGAAGCTTTTCAGTAGATTTAATTTCAGGCAAAGAACTTAACATAATTGAGATGGAGGTTAGCCAATGA
- the hypB gene encoding hydrogenase nickel incorporation protein HypB, with amino-acid sequence MKVKLTTKILDANERIAEENKKMFKEAGVYVINLMSSPGAGKTSLLERTIAAIKDKVRVGVIEGDITGTNDAERIDRLGVPVVQINTEGACHLDANMIADAAKELPLKDLDVLFIENVGNLVCPAEFKVGEDVKVMILSLTEGDDKPLKYPLMFQESSVLIINKIDLRDLLDVSIDKIKKDAQFLNPGIKIFEVSCKTGQGIDEWTNWLLTNIS; translated from the coding sequence ATGAAGGTGAAGTTAACAACAAAAATTCTTGATGCCAACGAAAGAATAGCAGAAGAAAACAAAAAAATGTTCAAAGAAGCAGGGGTTTATGTAATAAATCTCATGAGTTCTCCTGGTGCAGGAAAAACTTCTTTACTTGAGAGAACAATTGCAGCAATAAAGGATAAAGTGAGAGTTGGAGTTATTGAAGGTGACATTACTGGAACAAATGATGCTGAAAGAATAGACCGTCTTGGCGTTCCTGTGGTTCAAATTAATACTGAAGGAGCGTGTCATCTTGATGCGAACATGATAGCTGATGCAGCAAAGGAGCTACCACTTAAAGATCTGGATGTTTTATTTATTGAGAATGTGGGGAATCTCGTATGTCCAGCAGAATTTAAAGTTGGAGAAGATGTTAAAGTAATGATTTTAAGCCTCACCGAGGGAGATGACAAGCCTCTTAAGTATCCTCTCATGTTTCAGGAATCCTCTGTCTTGATTATTAATAAGATTGACCTCAGGGATTTACTTGATGTAAGTATTGATAAAATCAAAAAAGATGCTCAATTCTTAAACCCCGGAATCAAGATATTTGAAGTATCATGCAAAACAGGGCAGGGTATTGATGAGTGGACGAACTGGCTTCTGACGAATATTTCCTGA
- the tadA gene encoding tRNA adenosine(34) deaminase TadA, producing MDELASDEYFLKEALKEAEKAYALGEVPVGAVIVVDGRIVARAHNIKETTNDPTAHAEMLAIRQAANALDAWRLTEATLYVTKEPCIMCSGAIVHARIKRVVYGCSDPKSGGAVSLYRILQDPRLNHQVEITAGILEEECRAVLQRFFKELRNQ from the coding sequence GTGGACGAACTGGCTTCTGACGAATATTTCCTGAAAGAAGCATTAAAAGAAGCGGAAAAGGCATATGCACTTGGTGAGGTTCCTGTTGGTGCTGTTATAGTTGTGGATGGTAGAATCGTTGCAAGAGCTCATAACATAAAAGAAACAACTAATGATCCTACTGCTCATGCAGAAATGCTGGCAATCAGGCAGGCAGCAAATGCTCTTGATGCATGGAGACTTACAGAGGCAACTCTTTATGTAACAAAAGAGCCATGTATAATGTGTTCTGGTGCTATAGTTCATGCAAGAATAAAAAGAGTTGTCTATGGATGTAGTGATCCGAAAAGTGGAGGAGCAGTCAGTCTTTACAGAATTCTTCAGGATCCAAGACTAAACCATCAAGTTGAGATAACAGCCGGCATTCTTGAAGAAGAATGCCGTGCTGTTTTGCAGAGATTTTTTAAGGAATTGAGAAATCAATAA
- the glyA gene encoding serine hydroxymethyltransferase, producing the protein MKTKSLKEVDPEIYSLILKEKKRESNKILMIASENYASRAVMEAQGSLFTNKYAEGYPGRRYYGGCEYADEVERLAQERCKQLFNAQHVNVQPHSGTQANMAVYFAVLKPGDTIMGMSLPHGGHLSHGSAVNFTGKLYKTVFYGVNKDTGYIDMEEVRRLAHEHKPRIIITGASAYPRIIDFKAFAEIAKEVDAYLMADIAHIAGLIATGIHPSPVPYSDFITTTTHKTLRGPRGGVIMCKEEFAKAIDKAVFPGIQGGPLVHVIAAKAVAFKEALSEEFKEYQKKVVKNAKTLAEALKRKGFKLVSDGTDNHLMLVDLTNFNITGKEAEEALDKAGITVNKNTIPFDTKPPTVTSGIRIGTPCVTTRGMGEQEMEEIAEIIERVIKNISNESVIKDMKKKVQALCKRFPIY; encoded by the coding sequence ATGAAAACAAAATCATTAAAAGAAGTTGACCCTGAGATTTATTCGTTAATACTGAAGGAAAAAAAGAGAGAGAGCAACAAAATCCTCATGATAGCTTCAGAAAACTATGCAAGTAGAGCAGTTATGGAAGCTCAGGGCAGTCTTTTTACAAATAAATATGCTGAAGGATATCCTGGCAGAAGATACTATGGTGGTTGTGAGTATGCTGATGAGGTGGAAAGACTTGCCCAGGAAAGATGTAAGCAACTTTTCAATGCTCAACATGTAAATGTTCAACCCCATTCTGGAACACAGGCAAACATGGCAGTTTACTTTGCCGTATTAAAACCTGGAGATACAATAATGGGAATGAGCCTTCCTCATGGAGGGCATCTTTCTCATGGCTCTGCTGTAAACTTTACAGGTAAGCTTTACAAAACAGTATTTTACGGTGTAAACAAAGATACTGGATACATTGACATGGAGGAGGTTCGTAGACTTGCCCATGAACACAAACCAAGAATAATCATTACTGGTGCGAGCGCCTATCCAAGAATTATTGATTTTAAAGCTTTTGCTGAAATAGCAAAAGAAGTTGACGCCTACTTGATGGCAGACATTGCACATATCGCTGGACTTATTGCCACAGGAATTCATCCTTCTCCTGTCCCCTATTCTGATTTTATAACAACAACAACTCATAAAACTCTCAGAGGTCCAAGAGGTGGCGTCATAATGTGTAAAGAGGAGTTTGCAAAAGCCATTGATAAAGCTGTTTTCCCGGGAATTCAGGGGGGGCCTCTGGTCCATGTAATTGCAGCTAAAGCTGTTGCCTTTAAGGAAGCTCTATCAGAGGAGTTTAAAGAATATCAGAAAAAGGTTGTAAAAAATGCAAAAACCCTCGCAGAGGCATTAAAAAGAAAGGGCTTTAAATTAGTATCTGATGGAACAGACAATCATCTCATGCTCGTTGATCTTACGAATTTTAACATTACTGGGAAAGAAGCTGAAGAAGCCCTGGATAAAGCTGGAATAACAGTAAACAAAAATACCATTCCCTTTGACACAAAGCCTCCTACGGTTACTTCTGGTATAAGAATAGGAACTCCCTGTGTGACAACAAGAGGGATGGGAGAACAGGAGATGGAGGAAATTGCTGAGATTATTGAAAGAGTTATAAAAAATATATCAAATGAGTCAGTGATAAAGGATATGAAAAAAAAAGTTCAGGCACTCTGTAAAAGATTCCCCATTTATTGA
- the rpiB gene encoding ribose 5-phosphate isomerase B, whose protein sequence is MKVAIGSDHAGFELKEVISHMVKKMGHEVIDMGTGSSCSVDYPDYAEAVAKAVSDGAVERGILICGTGIGMSIVANKFKNVRAALCNDLFTAKMSRLHNDANILCIGGRVVGKDLAMEIVNVWFNTSFEGGRHIRRLEKINLIERKVIDR, encoded by the coding sequence ATGAAGGTTGCTATTGGTTCTGATCATGCAGGTTTTGAATTAAAAGAAGTTATCTCCCATATGGTGAAAAAAATGGGACATGAAGTTATTGATATGGGAACAGGCTCCTCATGCTCTGTTGATTATCCAGATTATGCAGAGGCTGTTGCAAAAGCTGTATCTGATGGTGCTGTTGAAAGAGGAATTCTGATATGCGGCACAGGCATAGGCATGTCAATTGTTGCAAATAAGTTTAAAAATGTCCGCGCAGCTCTCTGTAATGATCTTTTTACAGCAAAAATGTCCAGACTTCACAATGATGCCAATATTCTCTGCATTGGTGGAAGAGTTGTAGGAAAGGACCTTGCAATGGAAATAGTAAATGTCTGGTTTAACACTTCTTTTGAAGGTGGAAGACACATAAGAAGGCTTGAAAAAATAAATCTTATAGAAAGGAAGGTCATTGATAGATGA
- the rph gene encoding ribonuclease PH — protein sequence MRPDGRKNDELRSLKIEKNFIKNADGSVLIELGNTRVICTASIENKVPPFLKDQKKGWITAEYGMLPRSTPVRMLRESTAGRVGGRTHEIQRLIGRSLRAVVDLEKLGERTIWIDCDVIEADGGTRTASITGGYLALREAIKKAMNAGMITENPIKDSIAAISVGIVSGEPRLDLCYQEDSQAEVDMNIVMTGSGKFVEIQGTAELMPFSKENLLQLISLAEKGIREIIRIINID from the coding sequence ATGAGGCCTGATGGACGAAAAAATGATGAACTTAGGAGTTTAAAAATTGAAAAAAACTTTATTAAAAATGCTGACGGCTCTGTTTTAATTGAACTTGGTAATACAAGAGTAATATGCACAGCATCAATAGAAAATAAAGTTCCACCTTTCCTGAAGGATCAGAAAAAAGGATGGATCACAGCTGAGTACGGAATGCTTCCTCGGTCAACTCCTGTGAGAATGTTAAGGGAATCTACTGCTGGAAGAGTTGGAGGAAGAACTCATGAGATTCAAAGGCTCATTGGAAGGTCACTGAGAGCAGTTGTTGACCTTGAAAAGCTTGGAGAAAGAACAATATGGATTGACTGCGATGTTATTGAAGCTGATGGAGGAACCCGAACAGCCTCAATAACCGGTGGGTATTTAGCGTTAAGAGAAGCTATTAAAAAGGCAATGAATGCTGGAATGATTACTGAAAATCCAATTAAAGATAGCATAGCTGCTATTAGTGTTGGAATAGTCTCAGGTGAACCCCGTCTTGACCTCTGCTATCAGGAAGACTCTCAGGCAGAGGTTGATATGAATATAGTAATGACAGGGTCTGGAAAGTTTGTGGAGATTCAGGGAACAGCTGAATTAATGCCTTTTTCTAAGGAAAATCTGCTTCAACTCATTTCTCTGGCAGAAAAAGGAATAAGGGAGATAATAAGAATTATAAATATTGACTGA
- the murI gene encoding glutamate racemase, whose amino-acid sequence MQEKPIGIFDSGIGGLTVLKEIAKLLPNENLIYLGDTARVPYGIRSAETVIRYSLECAKFLFKKEIKMLVVACNTSSSVSLEILREKLPVPVIGVIDPGVRAALRVTKNGKIGIIGTEATVQSEAYPKKIKTIKPDTEVISKACPLFVPLVEEGILEGSIAELVVERYLKDLKHSGIDTLILGCTHYPLLKKTIQKYMEGIRLVDSAQEIAQEVRNLLSQQKLINKSSEPGLKTFYVTDSPERFKKIGEIFLNCEINNIFKVSLEEEN is encoded by the coding sequence ATGCAAGAAAAACCAATAGGTATTTTTGACTCAGGGATTGGAGGCTTAACAGTTTTAAAAGAAATTGCAAAGCTACTTCCAAATGAAAACCTCATATATCTTGGGGATACTGCAAGGGTGCCCTATGGAATCCGTTCTGCTGAGACTGTTATCAGATATTCTCTTGAATGTGCAAAATTTCTTTTTAAAAAAGAGATTAAAATGCTTGTCGTAGCCTGTAATACCTCTTCATCTGTAAGCCTTGAAATTCTGAGAGAAAAATTACCAGTACCTGTCATTGGAGTTATTGACCCCGGAGTTCGGGCAGCATTAAGAGTTACAAAAAATGGAAAAATTGGTATAATTGGAACAGAAGCAACTGTTCAGAGTGAAGCCTATCCTAAAAAAATTAAAACAATAAAACCAGATACAGAGGTTATTTCAAAAGCCTGCCCCTTATTCGTTCCATTAGTGGAAGAGGGAATTTTAGAGGGAAGCATTGCAGAACTGGTAGTTGAAAGATATCTTAAAGATTTGAAACACAGTGGAATTGACACTTTAATTCTCGGTTGCACCCATTATCCTTTACTAAAAAAAACTATTCAGAAATACATGGAAGGAATAAGACTTGTGGATTCCGCTCAGGAAATAGCTCAGGAAGTAAGAAATCTACTTAGCCAGCAAAAGCTTATAAATAAAAGCTCCGAGCCAGGTTTAAAAACCTTTTATGTAACTGATTCACCGGAGAGATTTAAAAAAATCGGCGAAATATTTTTAAACTGTGAAATCAACAACATTTTTAAAGTATCTCTTGAGGAGGAAAACTAA